The following coding sequences lie in one Pseudomonas sp. B33.4 genomic window:
- a CDS encoding PBS lyase has protein sequence MNTTQEWLIRLARKQGQPATYEDYRRNEALEILAHFGNTGSWADVSNHANGFVREVAVRELCRQPSAEALVVLIERLNDWVPQVRDLAAAGLQHYLSPAHTQAWLSALEPLMGLSAQRRVDHSQTLSTVRALLQSAECRDEVYADFLHRQGKTARYLFTLLLENPENPETLLRSALAHRELTVRLMAVPASTMLPAAKSLPLLVEAMSRPGGKIRVRVLYALLPLLADPQPVLREALLDVSPAVRNLALWAASRNDVDAHAVLAERLSQPLPTAKQHWLGVLGLTSELTGTLPEHWHARALRSAFVTVRQAAARLLRDNQLPELFAALDDPSDKVFSVVIARLDKVSWPLLIRGVTAKLDQDWYELPLARRSAIFQLLPTWQQIGYLLGRLDTGHAGQTYWIGQIEGWCDRQYLAADPVTPKAEREAMREKIRELTAQGLIRSGVRLLS, from the coding sequence ATGAACACAACACAAGAATGGCTGATCCGATTGGCACGCAAGCAAGGACAGCCTGCCACTTATGAGGACTATCGGCGCAACGAGGCGCTGGAGATACTCGCTCACTTCGGCAACACCGGCTCATGGGCAGACGTGAGCAATCACGCCAACGGTTTTGTTCGGGAAGTCGCTGTCCGAGAACTGTGCAGGCAGCCTTCTGCCGAAGCATTAGTGGTGCTGATCGAGCGTCTGAACGATTGGGTCCCGCAGGTACGCGACCTGGCAGCGGCAGGCCTGCAACACTACTTGTCTCCCGCCCACACCCAGGCTTGGTTGTCCGCACTTGAACCGTTGATGGGACTGTCAGCGCAACGCCGGGTCGACCACAGCCAGACGCTGTCGACGGTGCGCGCACTGCTGCAATCGGCGGAATGCCGGGATGAGGTGTATGCCGACTTCTTGCATCGTCAGGGCAAAACCGCGCGCTACCTGTTTACGCTGTTGCTGGAAAACCCTGAAAATCCCGAAACCCTGCTCCGTAGTGCTCTGGCGCATCGCGAGTTGACCGTACGTTTGATGGCGGTGCCGGCGAGTACGATGTTGCCGGCGGCGAAAAGTCTGCCGTTGCTCGTTGAAGCGATGTCACGCCCGGGCGGCAAAATCCGCGTGCGCGTGCTGTATGCGCTGCTGCCGCTGCTCGCCGATCCGCAACCTGTTCTGCGCGAAGCCTTGTTGGATGTGTCACCGGCAGTGCGCAATCTGGCGCTGTGGGCCGCATCGCGTAACGACGTTGATGCGCATGCCGTGCTGGCCGAACGCTTGAGTCAACCTTTGCCCACGGCGAAACAACACTGGCTGGGCGTGCTCGGCCTGACCAGTGAACTCACTGGCACGTTGCCAGAGCACTGGCATGCCCGCGCATTACGCTCGGCTTTTGTCACCGTGCGACAGGCCGCAGCGCGCCTGCTTCGCGATAATCAATTGCCAGAACTGTTCGCGGCACTCGATGACCCGTCGGATAAAGTTTTTTCGGTAGTGATTGCGCGACTGGACAAAGTGTCCTGGCCGTTGTTGATCCGTGGAGTGACAGCCAAACTTGATCAAGACTGGTATGAACTCCCGTTGGCGCGGCGCAGCGCCATTTTCCAGCTGCTGCCGACCTGGCAACAAATCGGCTACTTGTTAGGCCGCCTCGACACGGGGCATGCCGGACAAACTTACTGGATAGGTCAAATCGAAGGGTGGTGCGACCGGCAGTATCTGGCCGCCGATCCGGTAACGCCCAAGGCCGAGCGCGAAGCAATGCGGGAAAAGATTCGAGAGTTGACGGCACAAGGACTGATCCGCTCAGGTGTACGTTTGCTCTCCTGA
- a CDS encoding short chain dehydrogenase, with product MIAPETGMKPGERYRIESVERAPQFSGFFLDGKYYLGPELQTAVGWLEGQNFLYDQLDPNGEPVYPDRIVGTIAARTLALTDGLRLSIEEMPFQAEVVTPFRSFDEVIVEPRPLTISQRQTAAGLRQPMQPSALLVAGAALLVGLCLLAINRSGRRVR from the coding sequence ATGATTGCCCCTGAAACCGGTATGAAACCGGGTGAGCGTTATCGCATTGAAAGCGTCGAGCGCGCGCCGCAATTTTCCGGATTTTTCCTCGACGGCAAGTATTACCTGGGCCCCGAGTTGCAAACGGCCGTGGGCTGGCTTGAAGGGCAGAATTTCCTGTATGACCAACTCGATCCCAATGGCGAACCGGTTTATCCGGACAGGATCGTCGGCACGATCGCCGCACGGACACTGGCGCTGACAGACGGCCTGCGTCTGAGCATCGAGGAAATGCCGTTTCAGGCAGAGGTCGTTACGCCATTCCGGTCATTTGACGAAGTGATCGTTGAACCCCGACCACTGACGATATCGCAGCGGCAGACAGCAGCAGGCTTGCGCCAACCGATGCAACCTTCGGCGCTCCTGGTTGCAGGCGCTGCATTGCTGGTCGGGCTGTGCCTGTTGGCGATCAATCGTTCTGGTCGTCGAGTCAGGTAG
- a CDS encoding DNA methylase, producing MNKTISAEDLAIQLKHDDDAALFKWLLASFLMGKRIQAEIAAEAYRVIADKHGRDTPRKLAACSHRELVAMLGEAHYVRYDETTAVRLHALARRLNDEYAGKVSHMVEASADRQAFEKRLLEFDGIGPKTVEIFMREASAVLGF from the coding sequence GTGAACAAGACGATCAGTGCCGAGGATCTGGCTATTCAGCTCAAGCACGACGATGACGCTGCACTGTTCAAATGGCTGCTTGCCAGTTTCCTGATGGGCAAGCGGATACAGGCCGAAATCGCCGCCGAAGCCTATCGGGTGATTGCCGATAAACACGGGCGCGATACACCGCGCAAACTGGCCGCATGCAGCCATCGTGAACTGGTCGCGATGCTCGGGGAGGCGCATTACGTGCGTTATGACGAGACTACCGCCGTACGGCTGCACGCCTTGGCACGCCGGTTAAACGACGAGTACGCGGGCAAGGTCAGCCATATGGTCGAGGCCAGCGCTGATCGCCAGGCGTTTGAGAAACGGCTGTTGGAGTTCGACGGCATCGGTCCGAAAACCGTGGAAATCTTCATGCGCGAAGCAAGCGCTGTACTTGGCTTTTGA
- a CDS encoding DUF6555 family protein, whose amino-acid sequence MSNVDIFVIEYKLHGQPKSFVIRAKTMRNADAWHWASCDAGIAPIPKPGKPPLKVISKPQAERFGITEVKWRETATVNWTEA is encoded by the coding sequence ATGAGCAACGTCGACATCTTCGTCATCGAATACAAACTTCACGGCCAGCCAAAATCATTCGTCATCCGCGCGAAAACCATGCGCAATGCCGATGCCTGGCATTGGGCGAGTTGCGATGCCGGCATCGCGCCAATTCCCAAACCCGGCAAACCACCGTTGAAAGTCATCTCCAAACCCCAGGCCGAGCGCTTTGGCATTACCGAAGTTAAGTGGCGTGAAACGGCGACCGTGAACTGGACAGAAGCATAG
- a CDS encoding NAD(P)-dependent oxidoreductase, with translation MSVHPILFLGGSGAIGHRSAKALRAAHPDVPLLIGGRDLAKAQQAAEEMGGAQGVVIDPAADDLGLGNRPISAVAVFYMDHSLAGLRFAQQRKVPHLSISSGIFEIAPQIASYIHRPDASPIVLGYEWMVGATTVAALHIAEAFARVRDIRIDALVDEQDGGGPTVAKDFEHLSKMLPAALTRRDGNYVWREGEEHNVSFRAVDGTSMQASGFSSIDVTGLAAATDAPNVQFNLASGVSSSRRAGRPMSTEILIEMVGEDRKGRALHTRHAVVHPAGAAALTGLSVAMLLERLLGLDGKPPTPAGLYFPYQLLDASAYLERLSKEGGELLELRVQ, from the coding sequence ATGTCAGTTCATCCGATTTTGTTTCTGGGTGGCTCCGGCGCCATCGGCCACCGTTCTGCCAAAGCCCTGCGCGCCGCCCATCCCGACGTCCCGTTGCTGATCGGCGGCCGCGACCTGGCCAAAGCTCAACAAGCCGCCGAGGAAATGGGCGGGGCGCAGGGGGTGGTCATTGATCCTGCGGCAGATGACCTGGGATTGGGCAATCGCCCGATCAGCGCCGTGGCGGTTTTCTACATGGATCATTCCCTGGCCGGGTTGCGTTTTGCGCAGCAGCGCAAGGTGCCGCATCTGAGCATTTCGTCCGGCATTTTCGAGATTGCGCCGCAAATCGCCAGCTACATCCATCGCCCTGACGCGTCCCCCATCGTGCTGGGTTACGAATGGATGGTGGGCGCGACGACGGTGGCGGCGCTGCACATTGCTGAAGCCTTTGCCCGGGTGCGCGACATACGCATTGATGCGTTGGTTGACGAGCAGGACGGCGGCGGGCCGACCGTGGCTAAAGATTTTGAACACTTGAGCAAAATGCTGCCCGCCGCCCTGACGCGGCGCGATGGCAATTACGTCTGGCGTGAAGGTGAGGAGCATAATGTCAGCTTCCGGGCGGTGGACGGCACGTCGATGCAAGCCTCTGGCTTCTCGTCCATTGATGTTACCGGGCTGGCTGCCGCCACCGACGCGCCAAATGTGCAGTTCAATCTGGCCAGCGGGGTGAGTTCTTCGCGACGCGCGGGTCGGCCGATGTCGACCGAGATCCTCATCGAAATGGTCGGCGAGGATCGCAAGGGTCGGGCGTTGCACACACGGCATGCCGTCGTTCACCCGGCAGGTGCCGCAGCGTTGACAGGGCTCAGTGTGGCCATGTTATTGGAACGACTGCTTGGGCTGGATGGCAAACCACCCACTCCGGCAGGTCTGTACTTCCCTTATCAGTTGCTCGATGCCAGTGCGTATCTGGAGCGTTTGAGTAAAGAGGGCGGTGAGCTGCTGGAACTACGAGTGCAGTAA
- a CDS encoding DUF6124 family protein, with amino-acid sequence MFKPTPNPPETDPVSPYKFPDSRTLNDAAERALDYYLTPAQRIMGSDKKHAPMFLANSDYDSESLLVNASESLSSATEMLCNFAALLDPGHRKTALGIAQVVMLGELAVNQALDKVVPVD; translated from the coding sequence ATGTTCAAACCAACGCCGAATCCACCAGAAACCGATCCAGTTTCACCCTACAAATTCCCGGACTCCCGAACACTCAACGACGCAGCCGAACGCGCCCTCGATTACTACCTCACGCCAGCCCAACGCATCATGGGCAGCGACAAAAAACACGCTCCCATGTTTCTGGCCAACTCCGACTACGACAGCGAGTCCCTGCTCGTCAACGCCAGCGAGTCCCTCAGCTCAGCCACCGAAATGCTCTGCAACTTCGCCGCCCTCCTTGACCCAGGCCACCGCAAAACTGCGCTGGGGATTGCGCAAGTGGTGATGCTGGGGGAACTGGCGGTTAATCAAGCACTGGATAAAGTTGTGCCGGTGGACTGA